Proteins co-encoded in one Terriglobia bacterium genomic window:
- a CDS encoding FAD-dependent oxidoreductase has protein sequence MPNTREVADVAIVGGGPAGYVAALVAAQRGARVVLIERERIGGTCLNVGCIPTKVLTTAADLLVRSVITA, from the coding sequence ATGCCAAACACACGCGAAGTCGCTGATGTCGCCATTGTTGGCGGTGGACCCGCTGGTTATGTCGCGGCCTTGGTCGCTGCCCAGCGTGGAGCACGCGTCGTCTTGATCGAGAGAGAACGCATCGGCGGCACCTGCCTGAATGTCGGCTGCATTCCGACGAAAGTTCTGACGACCGCCGCTGATCTCCTGGTTCGGTCGGTGATCACCGCGTAG